The DNA segment CTCagtaataagaaaaaagaaattcattcttCAGAGAAATTCAAGTTAAGCTATTATGTGCCTTTTAGCAAGTCATTTCATCTTTCTGCACCCAAATTTAAGATCCCACAGCTATATTACAGTAATTCCCAGGCAAAATACAAAATTCAGCTTTTGTAATGCTAAatattagtttatatttttaatgaaaacaattaAGGCATTTCAGTATGTGTTGAATATAATTGATGAAATAagcttaaataaattaaaatgtgattctCAAATTTTgacctttaaaaatatctttattttgcaaacaaaaattatcaaacGATTTTCTACCTTTCCTCTTTTGCACATTAACGTGCATTTTTCACCAAATTGATGGAACGTCGGTTAAATGTCCCAAACATAACAATTTCGTGAAGCATTCTGATGCTagacaaatgaaaataatttttaagagcaACTTGTATTACGAGGACTGAGATTTGCCGCCTTCACTTATGCTCTTGCGTAATAATGTGACTGAGGGGCGTACTGTGAGATGCAAACTGCAAACAGGCCTTTCCGTTCCAGGCCCCATGGACGGCGCAGTTAATCAGTAactttatttttggattttttttttttttttttagaatcctTCAGCAAATTATTGATCTCATAGAATGTTTAAATCACTGCTTCACAAACAGCTTCTTTGTGTAGAAAATTCTCTACTTTCAAATCTAGTCCTTGCTCTAGGACTTGGAAAACAGCATTATTGCAATGTATAGAATAATGGATAATACCCGGAAGCTTTATACTTACTAATAAAATTAGGAATATCAGAAAATATATAATTGACTTcaattaatttctaaaataaaaggaaataaccCCTTCCCAATTTGACAAAGCTTTTTGAAAACTAGCCAACGAACTGAAGGTTACTAACACTCCTTTAAGTTGATAAATGGATTTCTAAGCAAGTAGTAAACTGTCTATTTATAAAACTATGACTAGTTCCAATTAAAGAACATAATTTTTAGAGACAACCTGAACTATATCATATCGATAGTTAAAAAATACTGTTCTATCTATTAAACATCTCTTAAAACAGTAGATCCAcattaagtatttttaataaaaatacatcattCTATAAATTAATgataagtatatattttaaaataacattatatCTATATTTAAGTTTGAAAATGCTATAAGGAAGGCTAGTGTTGGTGGAGATATTCTATATATATTAGCATCAGAAATTGTCTTGAAATGATTGTAGTTTAGAACagcttagtttattttttaaatattttgtttttttaggagTGATAAATTGCTCACAAAAGCAACTGTCTGAAAgtataatctgtttttttttaaattttgctttttaatcaATAGGAGCTCAGAGTTGCCACGCAGGAGAAAGATGGCTCTTCTGGGAGATGTATGCTTACTCTCCTAGGCCTCTCATTCATCTTGGCAGGACTGATTGTTGGTGGAGCCTGCATTTACAAGTACTTCATGCCCAAGGTAATAGTTACACTTCTTAATACTTGGAATTACTAATTGCCATGTATTTCATTAGCAACCTAAATAATTATGTGGTGGTATCCAGAGAAATAAAGACTTGAGGAGTGTTTTCAAATTACTTTTCCGTCTCTGACATTGCCTAGGCTTCATGATGATCTAACAAACAAGCCTCAGATTAACACAGTATGATGAATTGACATGAGTGTAAGAAACAATTCAAGTGTCGTGACTGTGAGTATTAGAAAGGTTCAAGTCCACCTTCTGTCTCTTAGAGCACCATTTATCACGGTGAGATGTGCTTCTTTGATTCTGAAGATCCCGTCAATTCCCTTCATGGAGGAgagccatacttcctgcctgtgacTGAGGAGGCTGATATTCGTGAGGATGACAACATCGCCATCATCGATGTGCCTGTTCCCAGTTTCTCGGATAGTGATCCTGCAGCCATTATCCATGACTTTGAGAAGgtggatttctctttctttcagctATTCCAAGTTTTCTCTATTCCTTCTTCATTGAAAGGCAAACAATCTATTCATAAATAAACAGCTTTCGAAGCCAAGCTCCTTCATGGTGGTGTTGTCGGGTAGACAGTAGTGAATTTTCGAAGGATATCTGGCTGTCTGTTCTAATGGTACTTAGTAAATCTGAAGTATTAATATCCATCTTTTTTCACCTTCCCAACAGGGAATGACTGCTTACCTGGACCTGCTTTTGGGAAACTGTTACCTGATGCCCCTCAATACTTCCATTGTTATGACTCCAAAGAATCTGGTGGAGCTTTTTGGCAAGCTGGCAGTACGTATTTTAGAGATCAGTTTTTTTCTATAAGCATTTCCAAATAATTTTGCTTCATTATTCAAAGAAGTTAATGAGTTGGGCCAGACATTCTATttcattgaaatatttttgaatgaaaagTGTATGCTGTGCCAAGATAGATGGAACTGAATTATTTTATGTTAAGCAATGTAGGCCAGTCAGACACAAATACTTTATGTTCTCCTTCATACATAGAAGCTAAAAATGCTCACTTGAACACAGAACACTGGCTAATAGAAGTTGAAAAGggagtgtgtgtagggggaggtgGATAAAGGGAGGTTGGATTTGATCAATGcatgctgtgtgtatgtgcaaataGCACACTGAACTTAAAACccataaatgtgtatgtgtataataaaaataatatataaaactttctaaaataaattctttttaataatgtctatttttaaaagtatataagtGGGAATTTTAATACCGTCTTTAAGAATTTATCGtgttaatcttttttcttttcacttttagaGTGGCAAATATTTGCCTCACACTTATGTGGTTCGTGAAGACCTGGTTGCTGTGGAAGAAATTCGTGATGTTAGCAACCTTGGCATTTTTATTTACCAACTTTGCAATAACCGAAAATCCTTCCGCCTTAGACGCAGAGACCTCTTGCTGGGTAGGCAATTTATTATTAGTGGGTGAATGGAAAAGACTGAGGGTAGACTGCTTGGAAATGAGTGTGTTGAAATACCTTTCTACGAGCACAGAAAACTCAAAAGCCATCTTTTTTATGCCTTCACAGGTTTCAACAAGCGCGCCATTGAcaaatgctggaagattagacACTTCCCCAATGAATtcattgttgagaccaagatctGCCAAGAGTGAAGAATGGCAGATTAAAGAGTATCCTTGGTAATACGTCAGCAACTTACAGTCTGACTTTGATAACGGGATACTCGCGATATTTACTCATACATTTACTCTATTGCTTATACtggaaaaggaaaggggggagAAAACTACTAACCACTGCAAGCTATTGTCCAATTCTAGTTTAATTGACATTGCTTgctgtttgcaaaaaaaaaaaaaatgaaatgatcatCTTTTCGTTTGAATTTATAGGGTTTAGACTTCTGAAAGCAGCATGAATATATCATCTAACATCCCGACAATAAAATCCACCCTCTGTTTTCATTTAAAGCAAGTTCTTGACAGAGTCATCTGCCTGGAGCgtgctttaaatttaaaatatttcaaatcattTGTGACATTTTTGTGTGCAGCATGTCAAATCTCTTcacattcttttgttttattcttcattttgttcAACTCTCCTGATTTTAGAAATTACATTTTTGCATTTCTATCAGGTGCTCTTTAATGAATCTGACTTATATGTgaacaatgttcatgaggaagcaATTTTTTACACATGTAATGATTCTTTCTCATTGATATCTGTATTGTGAAATCCACAGAACTGTACAGGTGCTGAATGCTGTAAGGAGTTCCGGTTGTATGAATTCTACAACCCTATAATAAAGTTTACCATATtcaatcatgttttatttttgtcacttGACAGATACTTAATGTGGAAATCattgtttatttggcttttatttACATGAATCAGATATAAAATTATGAACATAACTGTATCCATTACCACATCTACATATTTATGTTTCACAATCTcacatttccccattttcatTTTGTATCAATTGCTGTTTAAATAtcttataatttccttgtcaTATAACTTCAACTACTTACAGAGAGTCTCCAGCTCAgaacaatttaaaacattttaatggtttttctttttcataaaaacaTAACTATATGCAGCTATAGTAGATCACCAAAGACTAACATTGAATGAGGCATTAAGACTTTTTAAAGTTAAAgtaatttatttagtgtgtggatgtgtgccaaaatgagtatgtggaggtcagaggacaacactgttgagtagattctcctgtcctccttgACAtatgtgctggggatggaactcaggtcctcaggttgtcaggcttgttgaGGCGCTTTAATCTCTGGAACACTGGTTCAACACCGATGATTTTTAACAGCTTCACAAGCCTGACATCTTTACACATTTATCTACAAGTATAAACACCACACCAAGTAGGCCAGTGCTGCAATAATTCTGTCAACTACTTtcacaaaaattagaaaaaaataatgccCCTCAAAGAAATACAACCATGTAAAACAGCATGttttaatataagcatctgtagaAAGATGCCTTCCTTGTACATCAAATTTTGTTGACAAGGGGTTGAATGAAAAAGCAAAAGTTTTTAATTGACATATTATGAAACAGCATACCATTCATAGTCATCCACCTACAGTGTTTCCTAAATATTCATCactaatgaataattttaaaagaaaaatatttagaaattctaaaaaatataaatgaatgtcaATTTGGAGCTGGAATCAGAAACTCAATATACAACAGACATTGGTTCTCTGAGAACATGAAAGTAATTACAGAAATGGGGAATCATCTATCTCAGCGCttttcaacctatgggtcatgacccctttgtgaGCGAGGGGGGgcgggatcaaatgaccctttcgcAAGGGTCATCTAAGacattggaaaacatagataactacattatgatttataacagtagcaaaattacagttatgaaatagccacaaaaataatcttatggttgttggggggttcaccacaacatgaaggtCTGATAGGTATTTTGTGAAGCAGTTTTAGGTTCCATAACCTAAtaccatttttccttttctacttaATGCCTCTACACACTAATCATCGGCTGGGTATTGTGCTATATATATGGGGTGCATACAATTGTGAGAAAAACAACGTGGACACTcactattttatatatacatagtcttttttaaaaagctcttttTAATTGCAAAAttttgttataaagaaaaaataagttttgtggctgggtcggtgtcccagtccctccacttgaggccttgcctggttacagaagatgactGTTTCAGGTTCTGTGACCCCATCACTAGGTCTTATTGTAGCATAGTATGCCTTATTTGGTTAAAGTCCCTGAGAGGCTTGTTTTTTTCTGAGGAAGATAGAGAGAgtatgaatggggggggggggaggggggagatactgggggaagaggagagagggtaaactgtgactgggatgtaatatatgagagaagaatttaaaaaaagaaagaaaagaaaaataagatgtttATGAGACTTTGTAAGTGGGGACAATTCTGGCCCATTAGTGAGCTCTTGATAAGAATGTGAAATTTGACCTGAAAGATGAggaacattaataaaataattgagaAGAGCATTTATGCTGCAAGACATAGGAGCTGAGTAGCTCGGGAAGGAATAAGTATGATTGTTGTAGAACGTGAACTAGAGAATGCGAAGAGCACATTGAGTAAAGAGAACACTATCAAAGATCGTGTTGGGAAAATAGGCCGAATCTGCATTGTATAGCATCTTGTAGACTATCAAAGCCTTTTGTCTTTATACTTAAagtatgaagaaaacatttgagaATTTTAAGCAAGATCATACCTAGAAGCAGCttcctatttttaaaacactataGAAAGATCTGTTAGGAGTGCATTCCAGTACTCTTAAGCAAAAGACAATAGAAAATTAGACTGGGAAAGTGGCAACTATGTACGAAAGTTAGGGAAGCTAATACATGTTGTGGGCATAAAAATGGCAGAAAATAATTTGGGATTGTATATGCAGGGTGAGGGGATGTCAGGAGGTCTTGTTATTGCTTGCTGTTTCTCAGATTTCTGGGCTTGAATGCTTGGGGGGGAAATGTAAGATGATTTATCCTTCTACAACCTCTTCTacaacctgaatttttttttttttttggtttttcgagacagggtttctctgtttagctttgtgcctttcctggaactcacttggtagcccaggttggcctcgaactcacagagatctgcctgcctctgcctcccaagtgctgggattaaaggcgtgcgccaccaccgcccggcttacaacctgaattttaaaaaagtaaataaggaGAAACTGATATTCAATATATCACTCAGGGTCTTGACAGCAAACACATGGCACCTTTAAATTAGGTAATGGGGGATTGATAAACATGTAAGGTCTATGAATTGTGGATTATGGGGCAAAATAATGTAAGAGCTAGAGTATGGAGAGGATTGCTGTTAAGTGCCACTTTTTGGATATGACTTAGGTGCGGAACTCCTGAACTCACCACACCTATAGTTACCTGCAGAAGTCCAACACAATATCAGGCCAGTTAACACTTTCAACACGGAGAAGGAGGAGCTCCCGAGGCCCCATTCTTTGCTATGCAACTATTGGCAGCTGATAGGTAGATGCTAGGGGAGGGAGTGTCACTTCTTTTCATTGGAAGTTGGTAAAGTCACTGGCATATTCTCCATGCCTCGGGAGATGaccccatacatatacacatgattaGCACTAACTTGACTCATGGGGTTAGATAAAGAAGAGGGCATGAAGTTTCACACCTCCCATGACTGCAGTGGAAGGCTGAATATCCAGGGTAAGGACTGGATTTCACTCCAGGTTAGGACCATAAGCATGTAGAAAGTTACATATCTCTCTGCAGCTCCAGCAGAAGCTGCAGATCTAGGGTATGGACAAATCCTGAGTTAGGGTAAGCTCTACTGGTGGCTGGGAAGTTCCACATTTTTTAGCAGATTAAGAGGAAACTGTGGGGCCAGGATGGGAACAAGATTTGACTCTGGATTAGGATTACAGTCACAATGGACATTGTACAACTCTAGAAGTTACGGACTAAGACTGGGAACCATATCTGACTTGAGGTAAGGCCTACAAGTATATGGAGAGATCTACAACTCATAGTACAAGTTGAATACCCATCCAAGAGGCCCCAGTCAACACACGACAATACCTGGCCTTCAGAAGAAGAAGACTCAGGATAGAGCCTCTGGCCCTAAATGGCAGTACCATTGAAAGAAACTATATCCTAATCCTTCTAGGATTACTTATCCACTAAACACTGCAAATATCTTCACTGACAGAAAAATGGGACTtacattggaaaaaataaaaaaaattcaaatgaaagaaagaaaaactcaactAACGAACTAAGCCCAGATGTGGAAGTACCAATTCAGAATCAAGAACAACATGTTTCCTCTATAACTCACTAATAGTATAATAATGATGCCTCATAAAATGACTTTGAAGAACTACCAGACAAATAATTTgaaagaatatttataaatattttccagTAATTCAAAGAAGATATGAGTAGACTCCAGGAGAATTAAAGCAAGGAGATCAATGGAATATGGAAGTTAATccaagatatgaaaatagaattattGGAGAAAATCCAAATGGAAATGATGGTAGAAATGAAAGAGTcaataagctaaaaaaaaatcttgttggACTGTCTCAACAATAGAATGGATCACGTAGAGAACAGAATTGGGGGTGGAAAACAAAGTAGGGGAATTGGATCACTCAGTAAAGTTCAATGAGAAATTAATATATGAACAAAATTTGAGAGAACTTTGGGATGCCATGAAATGACCTAACCTTGGCCTAGGGGCATAGAATGAGAAGAACACCATAGTGAAGGCATAAAGCATAATTTCAGtgaaaacatagaagaaaattcTCCAAACATCAACAAAAAGAAGTCTATCCAGGCACAAAAAAACTACAAAACTATATATAGAAAgggccagaaaagaaactcccccaTGACATATTCTAGTTAAAACACTTAAAACACAGGAGAAAGGGTTATTAAAGTCTGTAAGAGCAAAAATATCAAATCACTAACAAAGGCAGCCCCATTAGAATAATGCTTGATTATTCAACACAAACATTAAATCAGAAGGACCTTGGAAGGTGTATGCCAAGTTCATAAAGACCACATTGTTAACATGGACTATTACCCAGAAAAACTAatcaagcaaaaaataaaaatttttacgTTAAAAATAGATTACAGGAATTTATGACCACTCTGTCAGATCTGCAGAGGCTACTGTAAAGGAGTACTTTGGTCTGAAGACAAGGATAAATATATCCAAGTGGTCACagggaataaaaagaaattcCAGAATCATTAATCAAAAGAGGtctaagaaaacatcaaaaaaaattagtaattaaTACCCATCATCCAAAACAAATTCAGTACTAATAATGGTACTAAAATTCTCCAATGAAGAAACATAGACTAGCAGATTGGATCTAGCTTTTTGTTGCCTCCAAGAAATAgagctcagggctggagagagagcttggtggttaggagcacttctTCAGAGGAGCTGTATTTgtctcccagcacacacataacaGTTTACAACTGGTTGTAACGCCAGTTCCAGGAGAATCAGTAATCTTTACTGCCCCCTAAGGGAGGGctcctgtatgcatgtggtgcatataagcacacacacataaataaataagtctttttttttttttagaaaacagacTTCACCATCAAACATAGGCACCACCGTATGGCACAAgcatggaaaaagatattccaagtaaATGGAACCAAGAAACCAGGAGTCATATACacagttattttaatatttgacaaaataaacttcaaaggaAAACTAGTTATAATAAATAACAAGAATCActtcatactcattaaaggacTGATCTACCAAATGGatattaaaattctaaatataCATGTACCAACATTACTCCTATTATATAGAAGCTATCTGTACAGTGGATGATAGAGACCTTAGGGTTTTTGTCACTTATGGACTAACTAGCTTTAGCAACACATTGCTTCCACACAATAGTCTGTTTTTCTTATCCCTAGAGAAGACTTTCCATTGAAAGGGTTATGTTGGTAGACCATGATTAGGTGAAAGAAGGGTAAAGGTAAATTATTCATAATTGCAGGGATACAGTGGAATGGTGGGCAAACAATTCAAGTCAACTATAACCAAATAAAAATGTAGTAGTATAGCAATAGGCAATGGCAGTCCTGATTGTAGGGCCCCACTGTCTACATGACTTTATTTATAGCTCTTAAGTCATGGAACAGCCTCCATTTATCTGATTCATTTCctataacaacaaaaagagatgttCCAAGGACTATTGGAACAATCTATGTGTTCAGCCAGCAACTGTTTCTCCACCAAATTAGTGTCAGTAGTACCTATTTCTCCAGCAAGCAACCACTAATATATCCAGACAGTATTCTCTGATAGCCAAGTGATCCAGAAGGCAAATTTCCATGGGAGCATGCCTTGTGATGTTTACCAAGGCTGTTAGCAAAGATTTTGCCCTGGGATAtcctaatcccagcattttatAATTACCTCAAGTATTTATGGGAGTAGTTACACATTTTGAGTTTTACGTAAACCCCATAAAGCATTAACTTCCTGGGGTAACATCTGATCAGAGAAAATATGGTTTATGCTATATAAAAGAATCCCCATTTGGCTCAAGATATCTCAGCCCCAGAAATTTACAGACATATTGGGCAGGACATATGGCCTAAAATATCTTGATGACCTTTAGCATCCCACCAGCTAATCATGGCAGAACTTTGTGATGCTGCCAGCATCTCACCAACTCCTTGTAAATAGGCAGCAACTGGCTGAAGTGGTCATGCTGGGGCCAGTATCATCCTGAAATCACAGATATATCTGCCCTGGTGTCAAGAAGTCCAAGAAAAGCTTTACCATTTAAAATACAGCTTCATTTCTGGA comes from the Peromyscus maniculatus bairdii isolate BWxNUB_F1_BW_parent chromosome X, HU_Pman_BW_mat_3.1, whole genome shotgun sequence genome and includes:
- the Itm2a gene encoding integral membrane protein 2A, which codes for MVKIAFNTPTAVQKEEARQDVEALVSRTVRAQILTGKELRVATQEKDGSSGRCMLTLLGLSFILAGLIVGGACIYKYFMPKSTIYHGEMCFFDSEDPVNSLHGGEPYFLPVTEEADIREDDNIAIIDVPVPSFSDSDPAAIIHDFEKGMTAYLDLLLGNCYLMPLNTSIVMTPKNLVELFGKLASGKYLPHTYVVREDLVAVEEIRDVSNLGIFIYQLCNNRKSFRLRRRDLLLGFNKRAIDKCWKIRHFPNEFIVETKICQE